From a region of the Helianthus annuus cultivar XRQ/B chromosome 5, HanXRQr2.0-SUNRISE, whole genome shotgun sequence genome:
- the LOC110941894 gene encoding receptor kinase-like protein Xa21, with product MVAHVGDFGLARFLGTSYQNSSTVIRGTIGYAPPEYGLGSEMTSSGDVYSFGILLLEVMTRKKPTSDIFNEGLSLHKFASMALPDHVTDVIDVNILNIDYEDENFMQNKEANAKIIEECLATTIKIGVSCSDDSPPQRMNIKEVVQELHHILGSLQNI from the exons ATGGTCGCTCATGTTGGAGACTTTGGTTTAGCTCGATTTCTTGGAACTTCATACCAAAACAGCTCAACTGTAATTAGAGGCACAATTGGCTATGCTCCTCCAG AGTACGGTCTTGGGAGTGAGATGACGAGTAGTGGGGACGTCTACAGCTTTGGAATATTACTACTAGAGGTGATGACTCGGAAAAAGCCAACTAGCGACATCTTTAATGAAGGCCTTAGCCTCCATAAATTTGCTTCCATGGCCTTGCCAGACCATGTCACAGATGTTATTGATGTTAATATTCTTAATATTGATTATGAGGATGAAAATTTTATGCAAAACAAGGAGGCAAATGCAAAGATAATAGAGGAATGTTTGGCTACAACAATCAAGATCGGAGTATCATGTTCAGATGATTCCCCACCACAGAGGATGAATATAAAAGAGGTTGTACAAGAATTGCACCATATTCTAGGTTCACTTCAAAATATATGA
- the LOC110941893 gene encoding probable LRR receptor-like serine/threonine-protein kinase At3g47570: MNSKQSIICLSSSSYLHFLFYVFVIFLTFTTISASYTDGNETDHQALLKIKSMIAQDPYGVLNSWNDSFHFCDWTGVTCGKRHRRVTYLELTSQDGNQIHGNLPGSIVNLAGLELISLEDNRFTGNIHFTIGNLQRLQVIYLYNNQLSGPIPNSTGNLSLLSTLDLSLNMLEGVIPSSLGNCHKLLELYLSGNKLHGKIPTRLLQLSSLSKTMDLSQNNLYGSLPNEVGDLKMLSNLDISNNNLSGNIPSSLDGCSSLSRLSLKGNLFQVPMVGMFANASAFSVLGNTRLCGGLAILGLPKCKETKKHTKRFLYS; this comes from the exons ATGAATTCAAAACAATCAATTATTTGCTTATCATCTTCCTCTTATCTTCACTTtctcttttatgtttttgttataTTTCTAACTTTCACCACCATCTCAGCTTCCTATACTGACGGAAATGAGACCGATCATCAGGCTTTGCTCAAGATCAAGTCGATGATCGCTCAAGATCCATATGGAGTTCTAAACTCATGGAATGATTCCTTTCATTTCTGTGACTGGACTGGTGTTACATGTGGGAAGCGACACCGAAGAGTGACTTATTTAGAATTGACCTCACAAG atggaaatcaaatacacggAAACCTCCCTGGATCAATAGTTAATCTAGCTGGTTTGGAGTTGATATCACTAGAAGATAACCGATTTACAGGAAACATCCACTTCACCATTGGAAACCTTCAAAGGCTACAAGTTATTTATTTATACAATAACCAACTTTCAGGGCCGATTCCTAATTCTACGGGAAACTTATCATTGTTGAGTACACTTGATTTATCTTTAAACATGTTGGAAGGGGTAATTCCATCAAGCTTGGGAAATTGCCATAAACTTTTAGAGTTGTACCTTAGTGGCAATAAACTTCACGGGAAAATACCTACACGACTTCTTCAACTTTCATCTCTATCAAAAACAATGGATCTTTCTCAAAACAACCTATATGGTTCACTTCCAAATGAGGTTGGAGATCTAAAGATGTTGAGTAATCTGGATATTTCTAATAATAATTTATCAGGTAACATTCCTAGTAGCCTTGATGGTTGTTCTAGCCTTTCAAGGTTGTCTCTCAAAGGCAACTTATTTCAAG TACCAATGGTAGGAATGTTTGCCAATGCAAGTGCATTCTCTGTTTTGGGGAATACTAGGCTTTGTGGTGGCCTTGCTATACTTGGGTTACCTAAATGCAAGGAGACAAAGAAACATACAAAAAGATTCCTTTATTCTTAA
- the LOC110941895 gene encoding zinc finger protein 346: MSAIIPNITSYSTPDPNPPPYAFGLHDLSELELVGAATDAPPHEHVVATTNETTNAVFVTRQLENILPFQCEVCNISCDTKDVLEKHKQGKKHLKRMKRLADLSANPPNMVPPPVASETVVEELENKKQRLLKNGATAETLLSCDVCNVICNNQEGFQQHVASKKHAAKSVIQLASTNAVFDATSDSSGGGSQKKLVGFPCEICKIVCTSGELLNTHIAGKKHLKKLKELGQIPNLPLAAIASQDTPPVVNPESNEGNTVNLHGAIPSNVPPAPIALQDTQPTEPMANQESIEDKTGDLTEAKMSNLPLTPISSQDAPPTNPMANPESTEDKTDNLTGAISSNLPVVNLESNEGKTVNSHGANWVCELCGISCNTEEVLNIHLTGKKHRKNLEKSEKLIGPNPAETTKVIGPLQENGERIGSKRKGKKGGGNDDVETKKQRVLQSGTASDALQICNLCNVVCNSEKAFFTHLAGQKHVAMAVKQAETQASAAGQES, encoded by the exons ATGTCAGCAATTATACCCAACATCACCTCGTATTCGACTCCAGACCCTAACCCTCCACCATACGCCTTTGGATTGCACGATCTATCTGAATTGGAGCTTGTTGGAGCTGCAACTGATGCGCCTCCGcacgaacat GTCGTTGCGACTACGAATGAGACTACAAACGCTGTCTTCGTAACAAGACAACTTGAAAATATCCTACCCTTTCAATGTGAGGTATGTAATATTTCTTGTGATACGAAGGACGTGCTCGAGAAACATAAACAAGGTAAAAAACACTTAAAAAGGATGAAAAGGTTAGCCGATTTATCTGCCAATCCACCAAATATGGTACCGCCACCTGTTGCAAGTGAAACTGTAGTTGAAGAGTTGGAGAATAAGAAGCAAAGGCTATTGAAAAACGGAGCAACGGCTGAAACATTGCTATCTTGTGATGTTTGCAATGTGATATGCAACAATCAAGAAGGATTTCAGCAGCATGTCGCTAGCAAAAAGCATGCTGCGAAG TCAGTCATCCAGCTGGCAAGCACGAATGCAGTCTTTGATGCCACATCAGATTCCAGTGGCGGTGGTTCACAGAAGAAACTCGTCGGCTTTCCATGTGAAATCTGCAAAATCGTTTGCACGAGTGGGGAACTGTTAAACACGCATATAGCTGGGAAGAAACACCTTAAGAAATTAAAAGAATTGGGCCAAATACCAAACTTGCCCTTGGCTGCTATTGCTTCACAGGACACACCGCCTGTGGTAAATCCAGAGTCCAATGAGGGCAATACGGTCAATTTACATGGAGCTATACCGTCAAATGTGCCCCCGGCTCCTATTGCTTTACAGGACACACAACCAACCGAGCCTATGGCAAATCAAGAGTCCATTGAGGACAAAACAGGCGATTTAACCGAAGCTAAAATGTCTAATCTGCCCTTGACCCCTATTTCTTCACAAGACGCACCACCTACCAACCCTATGGCAAATCCAGAGTCCACCGAGGACAAAACTGACAATTTAACTGGAGCTATCTCGTCAAATCTGCCTGTGGTAAATCTGGAGTCTAATGAGGGCAAAACCGTCAATTCACATGGTGCTAACTGGGTGTGTGAACTTTGCGGGATTAGTTGCAACACTGAGGAAGTGTTGAATATTCACCTAACAGGAAAAAAACACCGAAAGAACTTAGAGAAGTCTGAAAAATTAATTGGACCGAACCCTGCAGAAACAACAAAGGTGATTGGACCGTTGCAAGAAAATGGCGAACGTATCGGTTctaagaggaaggggaagaaagGTGGAGGTAATGATGACGTGGAGACGAAGAAGCAGAGGGTTTTGCAAAGTGGGACGGCTTCGGATGCTTTACAAATTTGTAACTTGTGCAATGTTGTTTGTAACTCTGAAAAGGCGTTTTTTACTCATCTTGCTGGTCAGAAGCATGTTGCAATGGCGGTAAAACAAGCCGAAACTCAAGCAAGTGCAGCGGGTCAAGAATCTTGA